One Glandiceps talaboti chromosome 2, keGlaTala1.1, whole genome shotgun sequence genomic region harbors:
- the LOC144445140 gene encoding carboxypeptidase B-like, with product MLRLILLQLCIAVTLASKSYEGYKVLRMDYVSQEQAERLAELEEDLRELDFWTFPRDLMVPDSLMSWVDDYLKSYEIEYEIWIEDVQELINKVSSTKPRTDVEGFDYYVYHTYEELMDWIDLVVATYPDLAEAFSIGLSHEGRDLKALKIGADLGGHDSEKHSVWFNGAIHAREWISPATVIWMTNALLANYSDGSDPDVTFLMEFYDFFILPVMNPDGYEYSWTDDRMWRKTRSHYPGDECVGTDCNRNFDFEWGGLGASNDSCSNTYRGPVALSEIEVKSVVEFIREESEHHHFDLYIDYHSYSQMMLSPWGYTYDLPVDYDLMEAHMIAHTEAIEAVHGMEYIYGPSATTLYPVSGGSKDWGYGDQGIPYSYTIELRDDGTYGFLLPEDQIYPTVTENYEGLKAGLLHIADLEE from the exons ATGTTGAGACTAATACTACTGCAACTGTGTATTGCTGTAACCTTGGCATCTAAAAGCTATGAAGG GTACAAGGTTCTTCGTATGGATTATGTTTCTCAAGAACAAGCAGAGCGACTAGCTGAACTAGAGGAAGATCTACGTGAG TTGGATTTCTGGACTTTTCCACGTGATTTGATGGTTCCAGATAGTCTGATGTCATGGGTAGATGATTACCTGAAATCCTATGAAATAGAATATGAAATCTGGATTGAGGATGTACAGGAATTGATTAACAAAGTTTCTAGTACAAAACCCCGCACTGACGTCGAAGGCTTTGATTACTATGTTTATCACACTTATGAGGAG TTGATGGACTGGATTGACTTGGTAGTGGCGACATATCCAGATCTGGCCGAAGCTTTTAGTATTGGGCTTTCTCACGAGGGTCGAGATCTTAAGGCATTGAAG ATCGGTGCTGATTTAGGTGGACATGACTCTGAGAAGCATTCTGTTTGGTTCAACGGTGCTATCCATGCACGTGAATGGATATCACCAGCTACGGTTATTTGGATGACAAATGCG TTATTAGCAAACTATAGCGATGGCTCCGATCCCGATGTGACATTCTTGATGGAGTTCTACGACTTCTTCATCTTACCTGTTATGAATCCAGATGGATACGAGTACTCCTGGACTGAT GATCGAATGTGGCGTAAGACTAGAAGTCATTACCCGGGTGACGAATGTGTGGGAACTGACTGCAACCGTAACTTTGATTTTGAATGGGGAG GACTTGGTGCAAGTAATGACTCATGTAGTAACACATACCGTGGACCCGTAGCTTTATCAGAAATCGAAGTCAAGTCTGTTGTAGAGTTCATTCGGGAAGAATCCGAACATCACCATTTTGACTTATACATCGACTACCACAGCTATTCCCAAATGATGTTGTCGCCATGGGGATATACCTACGATTTGCCAGTCGACTATGATTTAATG GAAGCCCACATGATCGCCCACACTGAGGCTATCGAAGCGGTGCATGGAATGGAGTACATATatggtccaagtgcaacaactCTCT ATCCTGTCTCAGGAGGAAGCAAGGACTGGGGTTATGGTGATCAAGGTATCCCCTACTCTTATACTATTGAACTTCGTGATGACGGCACGTATGGTTTTCTGCTCCCCGAAGACCAAATCTATCCGACTGTAACCGAAAATTACGAAGGTCTCAAAGCAGGATTGTTGCATATTGCAGACTTGGAAGAATAA
- the LOC144445131 gene encoding uncharacterized protein LOC144445131: MNTEAGYSDNIRDDPILSYTVQGIKRQHGEIKRTRLPITLDLMRALQHQLYANCDPCFLDRTMLWSAFTLAFFGFLRISEFITPTTSTFDQHQTLLSNDITITNHTLTVHIKASKSDPFRRGSDIMIAKADAPICAVNAYQDYCCLKPRGCDHLPAFIFANGNFLTRQSFTENMQRLLHSSGVPNTTFFTTHSFQSGAATTAAKAGLPVWLIKTHGRWHSDCYQRYITTPASVLTAVPRQLVNTDHLRHFGLMD; encoded by the coding sequence ATGAACACAGAGGCAGGCTATTCAGATAATATACGTGATGACCCGATCCTCAGCTACACTGTTCAAGGAATCAAGCGTCAACATGGAGAAATTAAACGGACAAGGTTACCTATCACCCTAGATCTTATGCGAGCCCTGCAACATCAACTTTATGCAAACTGTGATCCTTGCTTCTTGGATAGAACAATGCTCTGGTCGGCGTTCACTCTCGCATTCTTCGGATTCTTGCGCATAAGCGAGTTCATCACACCCACAACTAGTACTTTCGATCAGCACCAAACACTGTTATCCAATGACATCACCATAACCAATCATACACTCACAGTACATATCAAGGCATCGAAAAGTGATCCATTCCGCCGTGGGAGTGACATCATGATCGCCAAGGCCGATGCGCCCATCTGTGCCGTCAATGCTTACCAGGACTATTGTTGCCTCAAACCAAGAGGATGTGACCACCTTCCAGCCTTCATCTTTGCTAACGGGAACTTCCTGACCAGGCAATCGTTTACGGAGAACATGCAACGTCTATTACATAGTTCTGGAGTACCGAATACCACTTTTTTCACAACACATAGTTTCCAAAGCGGGGCTGCAACGACTGCGGCAAAGGCCGGACTGCCGGTGTGGCTCATCAAGACACATGGAAGATGGCACAGCGATTGTTACCAGAGATATATTACTACACCTGCATCAGTGCTCACCGCAGTCCCTAGACAATTAGTAAATACTGATCACTTGCGACACTTTGGCCTAATGGACTAA